The following nucleotide sequence is from Planctomycetota bacterium.
GTCGGGATGGATGCCGTCAAACTTCACGCACACCAGGTCCGCGCCCCATTCCTCGACGGCCTTCCTGGCCCAGGCGGCCGGGTCCGCGAGGACGCCCGCATACGCCTCCGCGAGGGCAGGGGGCCATTCCGCGGGCGCGGCGTCGAGGACGTCGATGGCAATGACCGGCCGGCGGCCGGTCGCCGGGGCGTCCCCGCCGTAGGGAATCGTTTTCGCGCCGCCGATCTTGACGGTGTTCTTGCGGCTCCCGCCGCCCAGCGTGACCTCGTTCACGCTTCCCGAATAACTCTCCTGAACCGCCGGTAGAGGCATAGTCTCTCCTTCGTCTAGGGCACGCGGACCGCCGGAGTGCCGAGAAGTTCCGTAAGGGTTTTGCCCACGGCCTGGAACGCCGGACTGTCGGCCTTCAGGCCGAAGACGCTCTTGCCTTGTATCGAAAGATCAAGAACCGTGCGGTCGAAGGGGACGCTTCCCGCCGCCGGCAGATCGCTCCCGCCGGCAGGCGCGGCGCCGCCTTCCTCCACCTTGTTCCACAGGACGAGCCGATCGCCGACGCTGATCGGCAGCCGGTTCGACAGGCCGAGGATGCGGTGGGCGGTCTTCGCTCCGACCACCGTCGCCTCCGTCACGATCAGAAGAAAGTCCACGGCATTGGTGGTTCGGCGCGACAGGTGTTCCATGCCCGCCTCGTTGTCGATGACCACGTAGGCATAGTCCTGGCCGGCCTCGTCGAGGTACTTCCGCAGCAGGTGGTTGACCGCGCAGTAGCACTTGGGCCCCTCGGTGTGGCCCATGACTAGGAGGTCGAAGCCCTCAGCCTCGGCGACGGCCCGGTGAATGGCGTACTGGAGGGCGCGTTCGCGGCTCGTTCCGGCGCCGGTCTGGAGTTTCCGGTCGAGGGCCTGGTCGCAAATCTCGCCGACCGTCGTCTCGGGCTCCAGGCCGAGCGCCAGGCCCAGGCACGCGTTCGGGTCGGCGTCCACCGCGAGGACGCTCCCGGCCGTGCGCTGGACCAGGTGGCGGACGATCATCGCCGCAACGGTCGTCTTGCCGCTGCCGCCTTTGCCCGAGATGGCGACTGTCGTGCTCATGCCTTCGTGGCGCCCTTCGACGGCGGTTTCTCGGTGACGCTCGGAAACCGCGAGAGGTCGGTGTGCGGCAAAAAGTTCGCCTGGATGAACGCGTTCATGTAGCCGGGGTGGTTCATCAGGTCGAAGTACGTCATGCGGTCGGCGATTTCCTCGGCTTTGGCGAGGGCGTGGCGGCTCATGACGGCCATCTTCGCCCCCGCGATCGACGAGTTCCCCACGAAACGAATCCGGTCCACCGGAATGTCCGGCAACATGCCGATCCGGATGGCCTTGCGCACGTCCAGATAGTTCCCGAACCCGCCCGCCACGTAGATGGTGTCGAGTTTGTCCACTCGCGTCCCCGTGGATTCCAGGAGGACCTGGACGGCGGCATAGACGCCGGCCTTCGAGCGGACGAGGTTGGCAATGTCCGCCTGGCCGATGGTGATGGCTTCCCGGCCGTCGGTGGGCGGCACGATCGTGAACTCCAAGCCGTCGGCCCCCTCGACGAGGCGTGGATCGCCTTTCTGGATGAACCGCCCCGTGCGGTCGATGGCGCCGATCTCGAGCAGCGCAGCCAGGGCGTCGAGCAGGCCCGACCCGCAAAGGCCTCGCGGCGGGTCGCCACCCACCGTCTGGAACCGGAAGGAACCGTCGGCGGCCACGCTCAGACGCTCGATCGCCCCACGGGCTGCCCGCATGCCGTGCTTTACCCCCGAACCCTCGAAAGCCGGGCCGGCGCTCGACGACGCGCAGACCATCCATTCGCGAGACCCGAGCACCACCTCGCCGTTCGTGCCGATGTCGATGAAAAGGCTCAGGCGCGGGGCCTCGTAGAGGCGCGTCGCCAGGACCCCCGCCACGATGTCGCTGCCGACATAGGCCCCGACGGCGGGCAGCGTGTACAAGAGGCCCCGCTTGTGGATGCGGATGCCGGCCTCCGAGGCCCGGATCGGAGGCACCCACGCCGCCGTCGGAATGTAAGGCGACCGGCGAATACGCCGGGGGTCCAGGTTCAAAAGGAAATGGATCATCGCCGTATTGCCCGAGCAGATGACGGCCGTGATGTAACTCAACTCGATCGCCTGGCGGATGGCCAGCGTCTGAATCAGGTCGTTGACGTCGTGCACGATTCGCCGCTGCATCTCGTCGAATGCGTCGTGTTGCTCGGCGTAGATGATTCGGCGGATGTAATCCTCGCCGAAGTGCATCTGCGAGTTGTACGTCGCCTCCGCGTCCACCGTCGAAGCGCCCGCCAGGTCCACCAGGTGCGCGACGACGGTCGTCGTGCCCACGTCCACGACGACGGCGTAGTTGCACGCGCTGGTGTCGCCCGGCTCGATGTCCACCACTTCCATCGTTCCGCCGCGCTGCGCGACGATCGCCGTCACCTTGTATTGGGATTTCTGGAGGACGGCGGGCAGACTCTGGAGGATGCGGTACCCGGTCTGCATCAGGGGCGCTTCGAAGCGGCCCCGGATCGCCATGTACAGCCGCTCGTGGTCCGCCTGCTGGTCTTCTTCCGTCGGGCTGGCCATCTGGAGGTAGTGCTTCTGAACGAGCGGGTCGTAGGGGAACGTGCCCTCCCCGGCGGGGCGTTCCGCGCCGAGGTCTTCGGTCGGCAACTCGCTGAAGCGGTGGGCGTCGCTGTCGACGAGGATTCGGCCGGTGTCGAGCGCGTGGCTCTTGGGCACCGTGACGGTGGCATCCGACAGCACGCGGGTCTGGCAGGCCAGGACGACGCGCTCGCGGACTTCCTGGGGCGCGAGGAGCGTGGTGGGCGGCGACTCGATTTCGCCTTCGTCCACCACGACCTTGCACTTGCCGCAGTACCCGTCCCCGCCGCAGATGCTCGTCACGTAGACGCCGGCCAGGCGCGCCGCCTCCAGAAGCGTCGCGCCCCGCGGGATCTCCGTTTTCAATCCCGACGGCTCGAAGCGAACCTTGCACATTGCTTGTTTTGTCGGAGCCATGGCCTTCCCGTCCGTTCCGGTTTCTCGAACGCCTTATTTTGTAGCGCGGGGCCTTGCTTGCCACGCCGAAGTCCGCCCTCCGTGCTGGCGGACGAAGGCGGGTGCCCCGCGCGGTTTTGCGCGAGGGACAAGCCCTCGCGCTACATAACTGGGCGGCGGGTCACGAGCCCCAGACCTCCTGAAGATACCGCGGAATGACGCTCGATTCCCGCGGACCGACCAGGATCTCCCAGCCGGTCTCCTCTTCCAGTTTTCCGCTCATGACGGCCACGTAGCCCGGGATGATCAGTTTGCGGTGTTTGACCTTGTTCTCCAGGTCGGCCGCCTTCATGGCCTTGGCGACGGTTTTCTCGTTCAACTTGTCGCCCGAGTAGGCCGTCAGAACGCTCGTGCCTTCCGTGTCCACGCAGAGGATCCAGGAGGGGATGCGGCTGGCCTCCACGTCGCTTTCGACCGTGTAGTAGGTGAGCGAGAAGTTCGTCGTGAACATGACGGGGCTGTTGTCCCCAGCCTCGCCGACGGCGTAGAGTTTCGGCTCGACCTGGACGGGTTTCTGCGGGTCCGTGTAGAGGTTCTGCCGGGCCGTCAGAATGGGCAGCAGCGCCCAAGGCTCGGTCGCCCCGACCACCACGATGCCCGCGTACTTGGCGACCAGGGAGGCGGCCCGGACGACCTGGGTCTCCGGTTCGCCTTCCGTCGCGAAGGCGATGACCGGATAGCCCAGAGGACGGAAGTTCTTCTTGAGCGCCAGTTTGCGGACCTGCGTCAGGCCCGCCATCTCGGCCCAGCCGTTCGGCGCATCGAGCCAGAGCACGAGGTCTTCGCATCCGGCGGCTTTCAGTTTCTCCGTCAGGGCGGCCAGCGCATCGGCATCGGGCGCCCGGGCCACCAGCGGGCACTTGGCGCCCGCGGCGAGTTTGGCCATGGCCTCGGCCGTCTTGTCCGTGGCGGCACAGAGGAGCGGCCTGGAGTCCTTGACCTTCGCGAGGGCGGCCCCGGCCGCCTCGGGACTCGCGGCGACCAGGATGATCGCTTTGCCGGTCGTCTTGGCGGCCTCGGCGGCGGAGGCGAACTTAGATGAGTCGCCCGAAGCGTTCATGACGGCCACGGCGCCGACCGGCATGGCCTGGCCGATCCGCTCGAACGAAAGGGCCTTGATCGCCTCGGCCCGGGCCTTCAGCGCCGACGCATCCAGCGTGTCGGCCAGGGTGACGGCCACGACCGTCGGGCTGTGGAACTTTTCCTCGTGGCGAAAGAGGACCGTCTCCTGGCCGGTCGCGCATTCGGCCGGACCGGCGCCGAACTTGACGAGCCGCATCGGCGGCGCTGCGGCCGCCGCCAGCGCCTCGCGCGCCTGGGCGCTCGCGTCGGGGCACTGGTCCAGGCCGACCTTCTTCTGCGCGAGGGCCATGGCAAAGGCCAGGCAGGTCGGCATGCCGCACTTCTTGCAGTTGGTCTTCGGCAGGAGTTTGAAAATGTCGAGTCCGCTGAGCGCCATGGCGAGAGGGTCCTTTCCTGAACCTATTGTTTAACGCTTGAGACTTTCGGAATCCACCTTTTGTCCTTAGTTGCGGGCGAAGAAATCCGGGTGAAAAAATCCGAATGACGAAGTCCGAATGACGAATCAAAAGGCAAATCCGAATGACGAAGGCAATAGCCCATCGCGCGTTTCGTCATTGCTTTTTCGTCATTCATTCGTCATTCGGATTTCGGATTTCATCATTTCTCCGTTCAGAACATCGGCTCCATCGCCATGACGGGGTGCTCGACCTTGGCGAGGTGTGCGGCGACCTCTTCCTCGGTGGTGGCGACGGATTCGTCGGCGATTTTTGCGAGGAACGCTTCGCCGCCCAGGCCCAGTTCCTCCGCCCGGGCGACCAGGGCGTCGTGCAGTTCCTCTTTCAGGGCCTTGGGCATCCAGACGATGCGCCCAAATCCCCCGTCCGCGCTGATGAACTTCGGGCTGACGATGTAGTGCTTGGAATGGCCGACGAAGCCCGGCGTCTGCCGACCGCCGCCCACCGTGCCGGCGAGAGTCGAGAACTTCATGCCGCACGGCGTCATGTCGGGGAACTCGCGCGGGGCGATCATGATGCCGCCCGTCGAGGGCAGAATGGCGGAGATGCACTCGAAGCACCCGCACGACGTCATGGGGTCCTGGATCATCGAGTAGGCGCTCATGCGTTCGATCGCGCCCTGGCTCTTCTCGTGGATGAACTGGTTGACGCGCTCCCACTGGCCCAGTTTCGCGTCCACGGGGGCGCCTTTCTGGATGGGCTGGTTGGGTCCGGCGGGGTTGATCTCGAAGGCCGCCCGGCCGTCCAGCCAGTTGTAGGCGCCGCAGAGGCCGGATCGTTGCGGCGTAATGATGCAGACGTGGTTCGGGGCGAACGATTGGCAGAGCGTACACGAGTAGAAGATGTCAACAGATTCATCCGTCATGCCCGCCAGGCGGGCGTCGCGCTCGGCGAAAACCGCCCGCGCCTGCTCCTGGAGTTCGAGCACCTTCTTTTCGTCCGTGTAGATCTTCACCTGGACCTTGTCGACGATGCTGGAGAAGTGTTCGTGCAGCATCGCGTGGATGATCTTGCCGATGTGCTCGAGCCGGAAGCCCGCCTTGTGCGCCTCCTTCGAGATGCGGACCCAGACGATGTCGCGCTGGCCCATGTGGAACAGGCCCTGGGCGTGGTTGAGGAACGTGTGGATCTGCCGCTCCAGGACCGGCTCGAAATCCGGCTGCATCTTGCGTCCCGCCACCTCGACGACGACGCCCAGAGGCAGCCGCTCGCCCTCCTTGACCGAGTCGGTGTCCGCCCCGATGACTTCAACCTTGCCGTCCTCGACCTTGTCGGTGGGCAGGCTCCGCAGCCACTCGAACGCCGGTGTCCGCTGGCCGCCGAACTCCGCGTGCATGTCTTCCTTGCGAATGCGCTCGCCCTCGAACGCCGGACTGAACGCCACCGGGATCGGCACCTCCGCGATCTTGATCTTCAGGCCGCGAACCTCGATCGCTTTCTCGACGATCTCCTTGTGGGGGATGTTCGAGACGACGTGCTCGTACGTGCAGACGCCCGTCGGCAGAATCTGCGGAATGTCGGAATCGGCGATGGTCGGGAACCCGAAGTTGATGGCCCCGGCGGCGGTGGCGTACCACTCGTCGGTCACCTTGCCGAGCGCGAGGACGAACGCGAAAATCCTCGCCTTGTTATAGAGCAGGTTTCGGCGGAAGTCGCCCGGCTGGACGCCGCCGAAACTCATCGCCGCACGCGCCGCGAAACCTAAAGCGTAGATGGCGGCCGAAATGTCCGGCCCGAACGGCACGAGACGCGTGTCCCACCCCATCTGGACGCCGCCCTCCGCCAGTTGCTGCGAGAAACTGGTCCCGTTGTGGCTGGCGGCCATGAAGACGTAGAGGCTCCGCTCCTGCAACTTGCGGGCGATCGCCACAGCCGTCTCCACGTCCGGGGCAGCCCCCGCAATGGCCGCAAACCCCGGCGCCGTCCCGTCCACGAACTGGATGCCGCGCTCCCGCAGGATCACGTCGTCCGCCGCCCCCAGCCAGAGGTCCCGCACGGGGTTCGGGCCGACGAGGTATCGGCACGCCTCGATGACTTCCTCCGCGAAAAGCGTCGCCATCCCCGCGTCCAGCGTGGGGCCCAGGTACGGCAGCCATAGCCGCTTCTCCACAGGCGGCGGGAGGAGTTCCCGGATGCGGTCCATCACGGGGTGGAAGTCCGACAATTTGCGGACCTCGTGCCCCGTCATCGCGTAGATGATGGGGATGAAGTACCCCGTGTTGGGGAACTCGACGGCCGCATCCTCGCCCTTTTCCTTGATGGCCTTCTGGAGGATCTGGTCCGCCTGTTTGGCGATCTTGTGGGCGCCCCGGATGGCTGCGGTTGCAATGATTCTGGACATCTCCTGGCTCCTTTTCATCTCCTTGTGAGAATGCGTCTCTCGGTTCTGGTTTCGGGGGGCTATTTCACTTCGAGTTTTCGGCGGTCCTCCATGTCGTAAAGTTTCCGTTCGCGCTCCTGGTTGATGCCCAGGGCGTCGCGCTTCGCCTCGATGTGGGCGTGGATGAGGTCGGCCGCCTTGACGGCATCGTCCTCGACCGCCCACCGGCCGCCGAACTCCTCGGCGATGTCCTCGAAGAGGTATTTTGCGACCTTGGACCCCGGCAGCACGGGGAAGAGTTTCTTGGCGAACACCACCAGGGCGCCCGACGCGACGAAATACTGGCCGATCGAGATCGCCTTCTCCGTGATGTGCTCCAGGCACGCCCCCGCGATGGGCAGGTCGGAGAGGTCCTGGCCCAGCCCGCCCTCGCGGACCATCTCGGCGCACGCGACGAGGATGCGGCTGTTATCGACGCACGAGCCGAC
It contains:
- the acsB gene encoding acetyl-CoA decarbonylase/synthase complex subunit alpha/beta, translating into MSRIIATAAIRGAHKIAKQADQILQKAIKEKGEDAAVEFPNTGYFIPIIYAMTGHEVRKLSDFHPVMDRIRELLPPPVEKRLWLPYLGPTLDAGMATLFAEEVIEACRYLVGPNPVRDLWLGAADDVILRERGIQFVDGTAPGFAAIAGAAPDVETAVAIARKLQERSLYVFMAASHNGTSFSQQLAEGGVQMGWDTRLVPFGPDISAAIYALGFAARAAMSFGGVQPGDFRRNLLYNKARIFAFVLALGKVTDEWYATAAGAINFGFPTIADSDIPQILPTGVCTYEHVVSNIPHKEIVEKAIEVRGLKIKIAEVPIPVAFSPAFEGERIRKEDMHAEFGGQRTPAFEWLRSLPTDKVEDGKVEVIGADTDSVKEGERLPLGVVVEVAGRKMQPDFEPVLERQIHTFLNHAQGLFHMGQRDIVWVRISKEAHKAGFRLEHIGKIIHAMLHEHFSSIVDKVQVKIYTDEKKVLELQEQARAVFAERDARLAGMTDESVDIFYSCTLCQSFAPNHVCIITPQRSGLCGAYNWLDGRAAFEINPAGPNQPIQKGAPVDAKLGQWERVNQFIHEKSQGAIERMSAYSMIQDPMTSCGCFECISAILPSTGGIMIAPREFPDMTPCGMKFSTLAGTVGGGRQTPGFVGHSKHYIVSPKFISADGGFGRIVWMPKALKEELHDALVARAEELGLGGEAFLAKIADESVATTEEEVAAHLAKVEHPVMAMEPMF
- a CDS encoding acetyl-CoA decarbonylase/synthase complex subunit delta (part of a complex that catalyzes the cleavage of acetyl-CoA), producing the protein MPLPAVQESYSGSVNEVTLGGGSRKNTVKIGGAKTIPYGGDAPATGRRPVIAIDVLDAAPAEWPPALAEAYAGVLADPAAWARKAVEEWGADLVCVKFDGIHPD
- a CDS encoding ASKHA domain-containing protein, with amino-acid sequence MAPTKQAMCKVRFEPSGLKTEIPRGATLLEAARLAGVYVTSICGGDGYCGKCKVVVDEGEIESPPTTLLAPQEVRERVVLACQTRVLSDATVTVPKSHALDTGRILVDSDAHRFSELPTEDLGAERPAGEGTFPYDPLVQKHYLQMASPTEEDQQADHERLYMAIRGRFEAPLMQTGYRILQSLPAVLQKSQYKVTAIVAQRGGTMEVVDIEPGDTSACNYAVVVDVGTTTVVAHLVDLAGASTVDAEATYNSQMHFGEDYIRRIIYAEQHDAFDEMQRRIVHDVNDLIQTLAIRQAIELSYITAVICSGNTAMIHFLLNLDPRRIRRSPYIPTAAWVPPIRASEAGIRIHKRGLLYTLPAVGAYVGSDIVAGVLATRLYEAPRLSLFIDIGTNGEVVLGSREWMVCASSSAGPAFEGSGVKHGMRAARGAIERLSVAADGSFRFQTVGGDPPRGLCGSGLLDALAALLEIGAIDRTGRFIQKGDPRLVEGADGLEFTIVPPTDGREAITIGQADIANLVRSKAGVYAAVQVLLESTGTRVDKLDTIYVAGGFGNYLDVRKAIRIGMLPDIPVDRIRFVGNSSIAGAKMAVMSRHALAKAEEIADRMTYFDLMNHPGYMNAFIQANFLPHTDLSRFPSVTEKPPSKGATKA
- the acsC gene encoding acetyl-CoA decarbonylase/synthase complex subunit gamma, which codes for MALSGLDIFKLLPKTNCKKCGMPTCLAFAMALAQKKVGLDQCPDASAQAREALAAAAAPPMRLVKFGAGPAECATGQETVLFRHEEKFHSPTVVAVTLADTLDASALKARAEAIKALSFERIGQAMPVGAVAVMNASGDSSKFASAAEAAKTTGKAIILVAASPEAAGAALAKVKDSRPLLCAATDKTAEAMAKLAAGAKCPLVARAPDADALAALTEKLKAAGCEDLVLWLDAPNGWAEMAGLTQVRKLALKKNFRPLGYPVIAFATEGEPETQVVRAASLVAKYAGIVVVGATEPWALLPILTARQNLYTDPQKPVQVEPKLYAVGEAGDNSPVMFTTNFSLTYYTVESDVEASRIPSWILCVDTEGTSVLTAYSGDKLNEKTVAKAMKAADLENKVKHRKLIIPGYVAVMSGKLEEETGWEILVGPRESSVIPRYLQEVWGS
- a CDS encoding AAA family ATPase, encoding MSTTVAISGKGGSGKTTVAAMIVRHLVQRTAGSVLAVDADPNACLGLALGLEPETTVGEICDQALDRKLQTGAGTSRERALQYAIHRAVAEAEGFDLLVMGHTEGPKCYCAVNHLLRKYLDEAGQDYAYVVIDNEAGMEHLSRRTTNAVDFLLIVTEATVVGAKTAHRILGLSNRLPISVGDRLVLWNKVEEGGAAPAGGSDLPAAGSVPFDRTVLDLSIQGKSVFGLKADSPAFQAVGKTLTELLGTPAVRVP